A window of Ipomoea triloba cultivar NCNSP0323 chromosome 2, ASM357664v1 contains these coding sequences:
- the LOC116009658 gene encoding alpha-galactosidase-like, with the protein MRQSGRLVLGSSCSSVVVFITTIILWSCCLNISSISGRMMKMKNETNYSSLSSSHPVELLHWRRSLISNGLGRTPQMGWSSWNHFACNIEEKLVRETVDAIVSSGLSALGYEYVNLDDCWAELNRDSQGNFVPKASKFPSGMKALADYVHSKGLKLGIYSSAGTQTCSQQMPGSLGYEDQDAKTFASWGIDYLKYDNCYNNNIPPKERYPKMSKALLDSGRPIFYSLCEWGDQDPATWAPSIGNSWRTTGDIKDSWESMTTLADINDKWAAYAGPGAWNDPDMLEVGNGGMSTEEYRSHFSIWALAKAPLIIGCDVRSIDNTTLEILSNKEVIAVNQDALGVQGKKVKKEGDLEVWAGPLSNNRVAVILWNRGSSQATITAYWSDLGLQQSAVVEARDLWDHSTQAQVQQKISATVYAHGCKFYILTPQ; encoded by the exons ATGAGGCAATCTGGAAGATTGGTGCTGGGTTCATCATGTTCATCTGTAGTAGTAtttataacaacaataatattatggaGCTGCTGCCTTAATATTAGCAGCATATCTGGTcggatgatgaagatgaagaatgaAACAAACTACTCCTCCTTGTCTTCTTCACATCCCGTGGAGCTTCTGCACTGGAGGAGGAGTCTTATCTCAAACGGACTTGGTCGCACTCCTCAGATGGG ATGGAGTAGTTGGAACCACTTCGCGTGCAACATTGAGGAAAAATTAGTCAGAGAAACAG TTGATGCAATTGTATCAAGTGGGCTTTCTGCTCTGGGTTATGAATACGTGAATTTAG ATGATTGTTGGGCCGAACTAAACAGAGATTCCCAG GGGAATTTTGTTCCAAAGGCATCCAAATTTCCATCTGGAATGAAAGCGCTTGCAGATTATGTTCATAGCAAAGGGTTGAAGCTTGGAATTTACTCCAGCGCTGg GACTCAGACATGTAGTCAACAAATGCCAGGCTCATTAGGATACGAAGACCAAGATGCTAAAACTTTTGCTTCTTGGGGAATTGATTATTTGAAGTATGACAACtgttacaataacaatataccTCCCAAGGAAAG GTACCCTAAAATGTCTAAAGCTCTACTCGACTCCGGAAGGCCCATCTTTTATTCCTTGTGTGAATG GGGAGATCAAGACCCTGCCACTTGGGCACCATCAATCGGCAATAGTTGGAGAACCACAGGAGACATTAAGGACTCATGGGAAAG CATGACAACTCTGGCTGATATCAATGACAAATGGGCAGCTTATGCTGGTCCAGGAGCATGGAATg ATCCTGACATGTTGGAGGTTGGAAATGGAGGCATGAGTACTGAAGAATATCGCTCTCATTTCAGCATATGGGCTTTAGCCAAA GCACCTTTGATAATTGGTTGTGATGTTCGATCAATAGACAACACCACCTTAGAGATACTAAGCAATAAGGAGGTTATTGCAGTGAATCAAG ATGCACTTGGTGTCCAagggaaaaaagttaagaaggaAGGGGATTTGGAG GTTTGGGCGGGTCCCCTGAGCAATAACAGAGTAGCAGTGATACTATGGAATAGAGGCTCATCACAGGCGACCATTACAGCTTACTGGTCTGACTTAGGCCTCCAACAGTCGGCCGTTGTGGAAGCACGAGATTTGTGGGAT CATTCAACTCAGGCACAAGTTCAACAAAAAATATCTGCTACTGTTTATGCCCATGGCTGCAAATTTTATATCCTTACTCCACAATGA
- the LOC116009657 gene encoding uncharacterized protein LOC116009657, with protein sequence MWQFVLVFILGALTVVGVEAAAAVFLIRWLSRRLSREVDKAKVSAELSSPPDLDPSYYNKQGIVWILDLEKIPRAPVDKALGQKKSKKDVLEVSPIQKYAKIKDHSLFLLESDGSNTEIQLRGCTIAAVSATVLSSRKWAKRYPIKVESKSSAIYKGSRTFFIYLETSWDKESWCKALRLAACEDKEKLKWFAKLNIEFHNYLTSLNAVYPSFMKPLSRINNELIDKSMKFDGSSSRVRLFLKRLAKKTSKTGVENKANCVSNSSQGASTGKPLDCLTEEIVVHSSLSMPARSSSQSHVPVISEADPDDRICNDEGTLCWNLLLSRLFFDAKQNEGIRTSMQARIQRTLSNIRSPSYIGEITCTAVNLGNLPPYIHGMRVLPSDMNEVWIMEIDLEYSGGAILEVETRIEVQDLDLQEGQGTSTETSDVDEVKSDLLEGFEHLEKHLKLSETIDHLNHRDGDCRGDEAKSTGSTTSASPQVSRWKAILHSIAKQVSQVPLSLGIRVASLRGTIRLFIKSPPSDQIWFGFTSMPDLDFQLESSVGEHRITSGHIALFLISRFKTAIRETLVLPNCESVNLAWMLAEKEDWVPSKVAPFIWISNQEVPRTEQEEAKHLDEANRETGSSDQEGIQEGSNKTGSPLQQPPNDSLDPPSSSAPKDQSTINSTVKELQAPLLTCEEQQECQRSSSEKLECYSPSRPLEEHHIAEPKRMGSTRAKMLGLSKKMGEKLEEKRRHIEEKGRHIVEKMRGQQ encoded by the exons ATGTGGCAATTCGTGCTTGTATTTATTCTTGGGGCGCTGACGGTCGTCGGAGTTGAAGCTGCGGCGGCCGTCTTTCTTATACGGTGGTTGAGTCGAAGACTTTCCCGAGAAGTAGATAAAGCCAAGGTCTCCGCAGAACTATCTTCCCCGCCGGACCTCGATCCCTCTTACTACAACAAGCAG GGCATAGTGTGGATTCTAGATTTAGAAAAGATTCCAAGAGCTCCTGTGGACAAAGCGTTGGGACAGAAAAAAAGCAAGAAAGACGTCTTGGAGGTTTCACCTATCCaaaaatatgcaaaaataaaGGACCATTCTCTCTTCCTATTAGAATCTGATGGTTCCAACACAGAAATTCAACTTAGGGGTTGTACAATTGCAGCTGTTTCTGCAACAGTCTTGTCGTCAAGAAAATG GGCAAAAAGGTACCCGATAAAGGTAGAAAGCAAATCATCAGCAATATACAAAGGAAGCAGAACATTTTTCATATATCTTGAAACATCTTGGGATAAGGAATCCTGGTGTAAAGCTCTACGCCTTGCTGCCTGTGAGGACAAAGAGAAACTTAAGTGGTTTGCCaaattgaacatagagtttCATAATTACTTGACATCACTGAATGCAGTGTACCCTTCATTTATGAAACCATTGTCACGCATTAATAATGAACTTATAGATAAATCAATGAAGTTTGATGGCTCTTCATCAAGGGTTCGACTATTCCTTAAGAGACTTGCTAAGAAAACTTCTAAGACCGGTGTAGAAAATAAGGCAAACTGTGTTTCAAACTCTAGCCAAGGAGCATCAACTGGCAAGCCTCTTGATTGTTTGACTGAGGAAATTGTGGTCCATTCATCACTGTCAATGCCAGCTAGATCATCAAGCCAGAGTCATGTGCCTGTAATTTCTGAAGCAGACCCTGACGATAGGATCTGTAATGATGAAGGAACTCTTTGTTGGAATTTGTTATTATCAAGGCTCTTCTTTGATGCTAAACAAAATGAGGGAATAAGAACTTCCATGCAAGCTCGGATTCAG AGAACCCTATCCAATATACGAAGTCCCAGTTACATAGGTGAAATCACCTGCACTGCTGTCAACCTTGGTAATCTCCCTCCTTATATTCATGGAATGAGGGTTCTTCCATCAGACATGAATGAGGTTTGGATAATGGAAATTGATCTCGAGTATTCTGGTGGTGCAATCTTGGAGGTTGAAACAAGGATTGAAGTTCAAGATCTAGATTTACAGGAAGGACAAGGTACAAGCACAGAAACAAGTGATGTGGATGAGGTCAAATCAGATCTGCTAGAAGGTTTTGAGCACCTTGAAAAACACTTGAAATTGTCCGAGACAATTGATCACTTGAATCATAGAGATGGAGATTGCAGAGGAG ATGAGGCCAAAAGTACTGGAAGTACGACAAGTGCATCGCCTCAAGTTTCTAGATGGAAAGCTATCTTACATTCTATTGCCAAGCAGGTTTCACAG GTTCCACTTTCTTTGGGGATAAGGGTTGCATCTCTTCGAGGAACAATTCGCCTATTCATAAAGTCCCCGCCATCAGATCAAATATGGTTTGGCTTCACCTCCATGCCAGACCTTGATTTTCAATTGGAGTCATCTGTTGGAGAGCATAGGATTACAAGCGGACATATAGCTTTGTTCCTAATTAGTCGGTTTAAG ACTGCAATCCGTGAAACTTTGGTACTACCAAACTGTGAAAGTGTAAACCTGGCTTGGATGCTAGCAGAAAAGGAAGACTGGGTCCCTAGCAAAGTTGCTCCATTCATATGGATTAGTAATCAAGAAGTGCCAAGAACTGAGCAAGAGGAAGCTAAACATTTGGATGAAGCTAATAGAGAAACTGGCAGCAGCGATCAAGAGGGAATACAGGAAGGATCGAACAAGACTGGATCACCTTTACAACAACCACCAAATGATTCTTTGGACCCACCTTCATCATCTGCTCCTAAAGACCAGTCAACGATTAACAGTACTGTGAAAGAATTGCAAGCCCCTTTGTTGACTTGTGAAGAACAGCAGGAGTGTCAACGCAGCAGCTCAGAGAAGCTGGAATGTTACTCACCATCTCGACCACTGGAGGAACATCATATTGCAGAACCAAAACGAATGGGATCGACCAGAGCAAAGATGCTTGGGCTGAGCAAAAAAATGGGGGAAAAGCTTGAAGAGAAGCGACGTCATATTGAAGAAAAGGGAAGGCACATTGTTGAAAAGATGAGAGGACAACAGTAA
- the LOC116008861 gene encoding leucine-rich repeat extensin-like protein 2, translating into MKMRQRRSPRLFFVFVYVTLFLGLQICASDDADDDIVNAAKRLNFENQSLRDAYIALQSWKAVMLSDPLNFTLNWVGPDVCSYTGVYCAPLPTSKASVKVVAGIDLNHADIAGHLVPQLGLLSHLALFHLNSNRFCGVVPRSFKNMTLLRELDLSNNRFAGGFPRAVLSMPSLKFLDLRFNEFEGPVPSKLFDKDLDALFLNDNRFRFGIPENLGNSPVSVLVFANNDLGGCIPASIAKMGKTLNQLILLNDNLTGCLPPQIGMLKKLTVFDVGFNKIQGPLPSSVGSMRSLEQLNVAHNRLTGVIPASVCQLPRLQNFTYSFNYFTGEAPACVGRDGRENCIPGKKGQRSARECSSGDAKPFDCRKSSKCGGSNNFASSPKSKTKSKRRARPSPPSKSSPAHPPPPSKSSSSSHTRSHPSPPLLSSPPPPTQKVHFPPPPPTQNTHQAPPPPPNDYVKFPPPEHSSITPPPSSYHSSYTSPPPPPHSNEYVKSPPPPPATHYTYTSPPPPTYHTYTSPPPPPSKSPLIHPSHPLPLSPPPPSCNDSQSVPPPPPLHQHIPLPPVKGVPYASPPPPVIPYY; encoded by the coding sequence ATGAAGATGCGGCAGCGCCGCTCTCCTCGCCTCTTCTTCGTATTCGTGTACGTGACGTTGTTCCTGGGCCTCCAGATCTGTGCCAGCGACGATGCTGATGACGACATTGTAAATGCGGCCAAGAGACTCAACTTCGAGAACCAGAGTCTCCGGGACGCCTACATTGCGCTCCAATCATGGAAGGCAGTCATGCTCTCCGACCCCTTAAACTTCACGCTTAATTGGGTCGGACCGGACGTGTGCTCTTATACCGGAGTATACTGCGCCCCTTTGCCCACTTCCAAGGCTTCTGTGAAAGTGGTGGCGGGTATCGACCTCAACCATGCAGACATTGCGGGGCATCTCGTCCCTCAACTCGGCCTTCTCTCTCATCTCGCCCTCTTCCACCTCAACTCCAATCGCTTTTGCGGTGTGGTCCCCCGGAGCTTCAAAAACATGACTCTCCTTCGGGAGCTGGATCTCAGTAACAATCGCTTTGCAGGCGGATTCCCTAGGGCCGTGCTTTCAATGCCTTCTCTCAAGTTTTTAGACCTCCGTTTCAATGAGTTTGAGGGCCCCGTGCCCTCCAAGCTCTTCGACAAGGACCTGGACGCTTTATTCCTCAACGACAACCGATTCCGTTTCGGAATCCCTGAGAATCTGGGCAACTCCCCGGTTTCCGTCCTGGTTTTCGCCAATAACGATCTAGGGGGGTGTATTCCGGCCAGTATTGCCAAAATGGGGAAAACATTGAACCAACTCATTCTGTTGAATGACAATCTCACAGGATGCTTGCCTCCTCAGATCGGAATGCTGAAGAAGTTGACGGTGTTTGATGTGGGGTTCAACAAGATTCAGGGGCCGCTACCGTCTTCCGTTGGGAGCATGAGGAGTTTGGAGCAACTGAATGTTGCTCACAACCGCCTCACCGGCGTGATTCCAGCCAGCGTGTGCCAACTTCCTCGGCTGCAAAACTTCACCTATTCCTTCAACTACTTCACTGGAGAGGCTCCGGCGTGTGTGGGCAGAGATGGTCGGGAGAATTGTATTCCGGGGAAGAAGGGTCAAAGATCTGCAAGGGAATGCTCGTCGGGTGATGCTAAACCTTTTGATTGCCGTAAATCCTCCAAGTGTGGCGGAAGCAACAACTTCGCTTCCTCACCAAAAAGTAAAACCAAGTCAAAGAGAAGAGCGAGGCCGAGTCCTCCTTCAAAATCCTCACCGGCACACCCTCCACCGCCTTCcaaatcttcatcttcatcacaCACTAGATCACACCCTTCTCCACCTCTGCTGTCGTCTCCGCCACCACCCACCCAAAAAGTTCActttccaccaccaccacccaccCAAAACACTCACCAAGCACCACCGCCGCCTCCAAATGACTATGTTAAATTTCCCCCACCTGAACATAGCTCCATAACTCCACCTCCATCAAGTTATCACAGTAGTTACACTtcaccaccgccgccgccgcactCAAATGAGTATGTGAAATCCCCTCCACCTCCACCCGCCACCCATTACACTTACACTTCTCCACCTCCACCCACTTATCACACTTACACATCTCCGCCACCTCCGCCTTCAAAATCACCTCTAATTCACCCATCACATCCTCTTCCGCTTTCACCGCCGCCTCCAAGTTGCAACGACTCACAATCTGTTCCACCGCCACCGCCATTGCATCAACACATTCCTCTTCCTCCCGTCAAAGGCGTTCCGTATGCATCTCCCCCACCTCCCGTTATTCCCTACTATTGA